A part of Arachis hypogaea cultivar Tifrunner chromosome 12, arahy.Tifrunner.gnm2.J5K5, whole genome shotgun sequence genomic DNA contains:
- the LOC112726790 gene encoding uncharacterized protein, which produces MKVHPVVPRKCNITIQFSVDAAAASGKKLRHLPHIFSRGLELPVWSDADVAIQEAPDCFHFVVKIVVGDSGPVEFSLNDLELDMWRFRLPNQRDRSFPAPCSSTASSSSRCRMAKTKKRSRGRMLRGLGMGTGWALT; this is translated from the coding sequence ATGAAGGTTCATCCCGTCGTTCCCCGAAAGTGCAACATCACCATTCAATTCAGTGTTGACGCCGCAGCTGCTTCCGGAAAGAAGCTCCGTCACCTGCCGCACATCTTCAGCCGCGGCCTGGAACTGCCGGTTTGGTCCGACGCCGATGTTGCCATCCAGGAAGCCCCCGATTGCTTTCACTTCGTTGTCAAGATCGTCGTCGGAGACAGTGGTCCAGTGGAGTTCTCCCTCAACGATCTCGAACTCGACATGTGGAGGTTCCGGCTGCCGAATCAACGCGACCGGAGCTTTCCAGCACCGTGTTCGTCGACGGCGAGCTCATCGTCACGGTGCCGAATGGCGAAGACGAAGAAGAGGAGCCGAGGGAGAATGTTGAGGGGGTTAGGCATGGGTACTGGGTGGGCACTGACGTAG